One part of the Aneurinibacillus sp. REN35 genome encodes these proteins:
- a CDS encoding cell wall-binding repeat-containing protein: MRIKNFTKWSGVTVLTAGLLLSGCGASGEQPQTPESSKQTQSSTEAGRTNASEGVVATKNTTRIMGSHAEEIALSTSRMIWPATEQGTKPNVVLLSPSDNWQVQLAGLDLVHHPSDGPLLVTDKANLSEAVFNEIKRLNPKGAEDGTQIIAMGMDSNTTKKLTDAGFKLKDIKSGTPEAFAAAIDAYYASVSGELPQSVVVTTSEKPAFAAPVGSWISHMPEPLLYVTKDKLSEDTKAALAKRNGKANIYLVGPEEAIGKQVEAELGKYGQVVRISGQDPVTNAIAFAKYKDKKTGFGWGITRPGHGLVLAGTEQVEHSLPALPFAHRGKHAPLLLTDKEKAPEPLLAYLKELKPFFKKEPTEGPYNHMYIAGGADWISDEQQGDLDHLIEIESEGGMGHGGHGSAGSGQQKDSMNSNGMENETHMNH, translated from the coding sequence ATGAGAATAAAGAACTTTACAAAATGGAGCGGAGTCACTGTACTAACAGCAGGTCTTCTTCTATCCGGCTGCGGAGCGAGTGGAGAGCAACCGCAAACACCCGAGTCTTCGAAGCAGACGCAAAGCAGCACGGAAGCTGGGAGGACGAATGCGAGTGAAGGTGTAGTCGCAACGAAGAATACGACACGTATAATGGGCAGTCATGCAGAAGAGATTGCCTTATCTACATCTCGGATGATCTGGCCGGCGACCGAGCAGGGTACCAAGCCGAATGTAGTGCTTCTCTCACCTTCCGATAATTGGCAGGTGCAGCTTGCCGGGCTTGATCTGGTGCATCATCCAAGTGATGGTCCGCTTCTGGTGACGGATAAAGCGAACCTATCTGAGGCAGTGTTCAATGAAATCAAGCGCCTTAATCCGAAAGGTGCTGAGGATGGGACACAAATTATTGCGATGGGAATGGACAGCAACACCACAAAGAAGTTGACGGATGCAGGCTTTAAGCTTAAGGATATAAAGAGCGGAACACCGGAGGCATTTGCTGCGGCGATTGATGCGTATTATGCATCCGTCAGCGGAGAACTTCCGCAGTCTGTGGTGGTTACAACATCTGAAAAACCAGCATTCGCTGCACCGGTGGGAAGCTGGATCTCTCACATGCCAGAGCCGTTATTGTATGTAACAAAAGATAAGCTGTCCGAAGATACGAAGGCTGCGTTGGCCAAGCGAAACGGCAAAGCCAATATCTATCTGGTAGGGCCGGAAGAAGCAATTGGTAAGCAGGTGGAGGCTGAGCTTGGAAAATATGGACAGGTTGTCCGCATCTCCGGTCAAGACCCGGTTACAAACGCGATTGCATTTGCCAAATATAAAGATAAGAAAACCGGCTTTGGCTGGGGCATTACACGGCCCGGTCACGGATTGGTGCTCGCTGGTACCGAACAGGTGGAGCATTCGCTGCCTGCACTTCCTTTCGCGCATCGGGGTAAGCACGCACCACTGCTTTTGACGGACAAAGAAAAAGCACCTGAGCCGCTGCTTGCCTATCTGAAAGAATTGAAGCCGTTCTTTAAGAAGGAGCCGACAGAAGGTCCGTATAACCATATGTATATCGCAGGCGGTGCCGACTGGATATCGGATGAGCAGCAGGGTGACCTTGATCATCTGATTGAAATTGAGAGTGAAGGCGGTATGGGACACGGTGGACATGGGAGTGCCGGTTCCGGTCAGCAAAAGGATAGTATGAATAGTAACGGCATGGAAAATGAGACACACATGAATCATTAA
- a CDS encoding DUF302 domain-containing protein, producing the protein MFHYTTETKKSVEEAVSALEQSLQGHKFGVLWQLDIPSKLAEKGVEFSTPYRILEVCNPVEAKRVLEQDKRVGYFLPCKITVYQDGDTTKIGMPKPTVLMELVDHPALKEIAENIEQKLVQAIEAAK; encoded by the coding sequence ATGTTCCATTATACAACGGAGACGAAAAAGTCAGTAGAAGAAGCGGTCAGCGCATTGGAGCAGAGCCTGCAGGGACACAAGTTCGGAGTTTTATGGCAGTTGGATATTCCATCGAAGCTGGCGGAGAAGGGGGTAGAATTCTCAACACCCTACCGCATTCTTGAAGTCTGCAATCCAGTAGAAGCAAAACGTGTACTTGAGCAGGATAAAAGGGTAGGTTACTTTCTCCCATGCAAAATTACGGTGTATCAGGATGGGGATACAACTAAGATTGGTATGCCAAAACCGACCGTGCTAATGGAGCTTGTCGATCACCCGGCACTAAAGGAAATCGCTGAGAATATTGAGCAAAAATTGGTGCAGGCGATCGAGGCAGCGAAATAA
- a CDS encoding sensor histidine kinase yields the protein MKRNALLPPFQNRVAMKLGFLLLAVFLLIILSLGGILYSFFLSFYLSHIKEEVVHQTQSHANVLSDHFEAMTINHVIRMEQHPDQMVVVLDQHNKVLASSSPLTPVHTSYLTKVEAQKHGWRTDIEKEWDTRPFLVFDHPVRQNGEEVGTVVMFRSTAPMRDAVGILRSMLFITGAVTIFVVAGISFIISRMIVRPLVEMKRATREIARGNYTIKLSVRGGDEVSQLKASINDMVEQIRFYQDQRNEFLANIGHELRTPLTYLKGYSDILMQAEKSGADQEYAARMIHEQSGRLQRLVNDLFDLARMEQGRLSFHMERLSLEEIVTEALSLVEVRMDEKGIYLEYQPSDTPLYVWGDRQRIGQVLLNILENARRYTSVNSTIFIRVRQEDMYGVVEIKDTGPGIPKEDVPYVMERLYRVEKSRSESTGGAGLGLSISKEIVDKHGGKLTVHSVQGEGATFYVMLPLEK from the coding sequence ATGAAACGAAACGCTCTGCTGCCGCCCTTTCAGAACCGTGTCGCTATGAAGCTTGGTTTTCTGTTATTGGCTGTATTTCTTTTGATCATCCTTTCGCTTGGCGGTATCCTTTACTCTTTTTTTCTTTCATTCTATTTATCGCATATTAAAGAAGAGGTTGTCCATCAGACACAAAGCCATGCGAACGTATTGAGCGACCACTTTGAGGCGATGACAATTAATCATGTGATTCGTATGGAACAGCATCCCGATCAGATGGTGGTTGTGCTTGATCAACATAATAAAGTTCTTGCGAGTTCAAGCCCGCTTACGCCGGTGCATACCTCGTATCTAACAAAAGTGGAAGCACAGAAGCATGGATGGAGAACGGATATAGAAAAGGAATGGGATACTCGGCCCTTTCTCGTATTTGACCATCCTGTCCGCCAGAATGGGGAGGAGGTTGGCACGGTTGTTATGTTTCGGTCTACCGCACCGATGAGAGATGCGGTGGGGATTTTGCGCAGTATGCTGTTTATTACAGGGGCTGTGACGATTTTTGTGGTAGCTGGCATTTCCTTTATTATCTCCCGAATGATTGTACGTCCGCTAGTAGAGATGAAGCGGGCAACGCGCGAAATTGCACGTGGTAATTATACAATTAAGCTGTCGGTGCGGGGCGGAGACGAGGTATCCCAGCTGAAAGCTTCGATTAACGATATGGTAGAGCAGATTCGCTTTTATCAGGATCAGCGCAATGAATTTCTCGCTAACATTGGGCATGAACTACGCACGCCGCTAACGTATCTTAAGGGATATTCGGATATTCTTATGCAGGCGGAGAAGAGCGGTGCAGACCAAGAATATGCCGCTCGGATGATTCATGAACAGAGTGGCCGATTGCAGCGACTGGTGAATGATTTGTTTGATTTGGCGCGTATGGAGCAGGGGAGATTGTCATTTCATATGGAACGCCTTTCGCTTGAAGAGATCGTAACCGAAGCGTTATCACTGGTGGAGGTGCGAATGGATGAGAAGGGGATTTATCTTGAATATCAACCATCCGATACTCCGTTATATGTCTGGGGAGACCGACAGCGAATTGGACAGGTTCTGCTTAATATTCTAGAGAATGCTCGGCGGTATACGTCCGTTAACAGTACAATATTCATCCGTGTGCGACAAGAAGATATGTATGGTGTAGTAGAAATCAAAGATACGGGGCCAGGCATCCCAAAAGAAGATGTGCCTTATGTGATGGAACGGCTCTACCGTGTAGAGAAATCACGTTCCGAATCTACAGGAGGAGCAGGGTTGGGTCTATCCATTAGCAAGGAAATTGTAGATAAACATGGCGGAAAGCTTACCGTACACAGTGTACAAGGAGAAGGAGCCACATTTTATGTGATGCTTCCGCTTGAGAAATAA
- a CDS encoding cytochrome d ubiquinol oxidase subunit II gives MTLELIGISVLWIFLFGYVIVASVDFGAGFFSTYSDWAGKKHLIHKVIQRYLSPVWEVTNVFLVFFFVGIVGFFPKTAYYYGTALLVPVSISIILLAIRGSYYAFGTYGSKDNKWYTFLYGITGVFIPASLTTVLTISEGGFLELKEGQVLLSYGDLLRSPYSWSVVLLAIVSVLFISATFLTYYADKAGDEKATRLLRMYALLWSIPSLLAAWAVVVTLKTHNAVHFARMVDIGWVFALSILCFAGGVYLIYRKKRYGLAFLLITLQYGFAFFGYGFSHYPYLLYPHLTIYDGFTNETMAIALIIAFIAGLLLLLPSLYLLMRLFLFDKNYVKGKE, from the coding sequence ATGACGCTCGAGTTGATCGGCATCTCGGTGCTTTGGATCTTTTTATTCGGGTATGTGATTGTAGCGTCCGTCGATTTCGGTGCGGGATTCTTTAGTACGTACAGTGATTGGGCCGGAAAAAAACATCTCATTCACAAAGTCATCCAACGCTACCTATCGCCGGTATGGGAAGTAACCAACGTATTTCTTGTCTTCTTCTTCGTAGGGATCGTAGGTTTCTTTCCGAAAACCGCCTATTACTACGGAACGGCCCTATTGGTTCCAGTAAGCATCTCCATCATCCTGCTGGCCATTCGCGGCTCATATTACGCATTTGGTACCTATGGGTCTAAAGATAATAAGTGGTATACATTTCTCTACGGCATTACTGGAGTATTCATTCCGGCTTCGCTGACAACGGTGTTAACGATTTCGGAAGGTGGATTCCTTGAGTTAAAAGAAGGGCAGGTACTGCTGTCCTACGGAGATTTGCTGCGCAGTCCATATTCTTGGAGTGTTGTCCTGCTTGCAATCGTCAGCGTTTTGTTTATCTCTGCAACTTTCCTGACGTATTATGCGGACAAAGCTGGCGATGAGAAGGCAACGCGCCTGCTGCGCATGTACGCGCTTCTCTGGAGCATTCCGTCTCTGCTGGCAGCATGGGCCGTTGTCGTTACACTGAAAACACACAATGCGGTGCACTTCGCCCGTATGGTTGATATCGGCTGGGTATTTGCTCTATCCATTTTGTGTTTTGCAGGCGGTGTGTATCTGATCTATCGTAAGAAACGTTATGGCCTTGCTTTTCTGCTTATTACATTGCAGTACGGCTTTGCCTTCTTCGGTTACGGGTTCTCACATTATCCATACCTGCTGTATCCGCATTTAACGATTTACGATGGATTCACAAATGAAACGATGGCAATTGCGCTTATTATCGCCTTTATCGCCGGGTTGTTGTTACTCTTGCCTTCGCTGTATTTGCTGATGCGCCTGTTTTTATTTGATAAGAACTATGTCAAAGGGAAAGAATAA
- the cydS gene encoding cytochrome bd oxidase small subunit CydS — translation MEQFMITYAPILVVAFSVIGVFIWGAKGKFLENIE, via the coding sequence ATGGAACAATTCATGATTACGTATGCACCAATTCTTGTCGTGGCCTTCTCTGTTATCGGTGTCTTTATTTGGGGGGCCAAAGGGAAGTTTCTTGAAAACATTGAGTAA
- a CDS encoding response regulator transcription factor codes for MHIIFTLSSRFLALLLEVMNGWKKGRWEKEMKEKEKGMILLVDDEQPMRNLLALYLRSAGYQTEEVSSGEEALAALRDKSYSLVLLDLMMPGISGFRVCEQMREFSTVPVIMLTARDEVSDKVKGLTIGADDYITKPFEKEELLARVGAILRREERLEKHTRNTGTHAIAYKEITLDSENYEAFYHGQALPLTRREYELLYILVKHPGQVFSRDHLLALVWTNQNIEDYRTVDTHIKNLREKLRVAGAPAHELIKTVWGVGYKIQ; via the coding sequence TTGCATATAATCTTCACACTTTCTTCAAGGTTTCTTGCTTTACTATTAGAAGTGATGAACGGATGGAAAAAAGGAAGGTGGGAGAAGGAGATGAAGGAGAAGGAGAAGGGAATGATTTTGCTTGTCGATGATGAGCAGCCGATGCGGAATCTTCTCGCGCTCTATCTACGTAGTGCAGGTTATCAGACAGAGGAGGTTTCTTCCGGAGAAGAAGCGCTTGCTGCTCTTCGTGATAAAAGCTACTCGCTTGTCTTGCTTGATTTGATGATGCCAGGCATATCGGGATTTCGTGTGTGTGAGCAGATGCGGGAGTTTAGCACTGTTCCTGTTATTATGCTAACAGCCAGGGATGAAGTGAGTGATAAAGTAAAAGGTCTCACCATTGGGGCGGATGATTATATTACGAAACCGTTCGAGAAAGAGGAATTGTTAGCAAGAGTGGGAGCAATTCTAAGAAGAGAAGAGCGACTCGAGAAGCACACGCGAAATACAGGCACTCATGCTATTGCGTATAAAGAGATCACGTTAGATAGTGAGAATTATGAGGCGTTTTATCATGGACAAGCGCTTCCGCTGACCCGAAGAGAATATGAGCTGCTATACATATTGGTAAAGCATCCGGGGCAGGTGTTCAGCAGAGATCATCTGCTTGCCCTTGTGTGGACCAATCAAAATATCGAGGATTACCGTACCGTGGATACTCATATTAAAAATTTGCGTGAAAAGCTGCGGGTTGCAGGCGCGCCTGCTCACGAGCTAATCAAAACGGTATGGGGGGTCGGCTATAAAATCCAATGA
- a CDS encoding four-helix bundle copper-binding protein — protein sequence MTTAQMQECIAECMACMEACNTCYGACLQEEDIGMMRKCIQLDRDCADICALAAQYMATQSPFAKQICALCAEICEACAEECAKHTHDHCQKCAEACRKCAEACRKMSA from the coding sequence ATGACAACAGCGCAAATGCAAGAGTGCATTGCAGAATGTATGGCATGCATGGAGGCATGCAATACTTGTTACGGAGCCTGCTTACAAGAAGAAGACATTGGGATGATGAGAAAATGCATTCAGCTTGACCGGGATTGCGCGGATATTTGCGCATTAGCGGCACAGTATATGGCAACGCAAAGCCCGTTTGCAAAACAAATTTGTGCATTATGCGCCGAAATCTGTGAAGCGTGTGCTGAGGAATGTGCCAAGCATACGCACGATCACTGTCAAAAGTGTGCAGAAGCGTGCCGCAAGTGCGCAGAAGCATGCCGAAAAATGTCCGCATAA